Proteins found in one Seonamhaeicola sp. S2-3 genomic segment:
- a CDS encoding mevalonate kinase yields the protein MKGPLFYSKILLFGEYGIIKDSKGLSIPYSFYNGALKTDKNLSGKAKKSNESLKKFTQYLETLDASLVTFDLEALNKHVEAGMYFDSSIPQGYGVGSSGALVAAIYDKYAQDKITVLENLTREKLLKLKAIFSAMESFFHGKSSGLDPLNSYLSIPILINSKDNIEATGIPSQKTDGKGAVFLLDSGMIGETAPMIRIFMENMKQEGFRKMIKNQFIKHTDACVEDFLKGDIKSLFSNTKQLSKVVLNHFKPMIPKQFHDLWKKGLETNDYYLKLCGSGGGGYILGFTEDLQKAKQALAGHKLEVVYNF from the coding sequence ATGAAAGGACCACTTTTTTATTCTAAAATATTACTCTTTGGAGAGTATGGTATCATTAAAGACTCCAAAGGTTTATCTATTCCTTATAGTTTTTACAATGGGGCATTAAAAACGGATAAGAATCTTTCTGGAAAAGCAAAAAAATCAAACGAAAGTTTAAAGAAGTTTACTCAATATTTAGAAACTTTAGATGCTAGTTTGGTTACGTTTGATTTAGAGGCCTTAAACAAGCATGTTGAAGCTGGTATGTACTTTGATTCTTCCATTCCTCAAGGTTATGGTGTGGGTAGTAGTGGTGCTCTAGTAGCAGCTATTTATGATAAGTATGCACAAGATAAAATTACCGTTCTTGAAAATTTAACGCGAGAAAAACTGCTTAAATTAAAAGCAATTTTTTCGGCAATGGAATCTTTTTTTCATGGCAAGTCTTCAGGTTTAGATCCGTTAAATAGTTATTTAAGCATTCCTATTCTTATAAATTCAAAAGACAATATAGAAGCTACCGGAATTCCATCGCAAAAAACTGATGGCAAAGGTGCTGTGTTTTTATTAGATAGTGGTATGATTGGTGAAACCGCGCCTATGATTAGGATTTTTATGGAAAACATGAAGCAAGAAGGATTTCGTAAAATGATTAAAAATCAATTTATAAAACATACTGATGCTTGTGTTGAAGATTTCTTAAAGGGCGATATAAAATCGTTGTTTTCAAATACTAAACAGTTGTCTAAAGTGGTGCTCAACCATTTTAAACCTATGATACCAAAGCAATTTCATGACCTTTGGAAAAAAGGACTGGAAACCAATGATTACTATTTAAAACTTTGTGGCTCTGGTGGCGGAGGTTACATTCTTGGTTTTACAGAAGATTTACAAAAAGCAAAACAAGCACTTGCGGGTCATAAATTAGAAGTAGTTTATAATTTCTAA
- a CDS encoding DUF1697 domain-containing protein — protein MKTFIALLRGINVGGQKRIPMAELCELLEKKGFKEVRTYIQSGNVIFNSSETNEDALALKIQEAIKAHFRFEVPVLVILPSELKQIFNDCPFPQEKKEHSYFTFLFTNPDKNFVEKLTATSYPNEEFLITPNCIYFYCTIGYGKAKCSNNFFENKLKTTSTARNYKTVLKLLSLTSQIT, from the coding sequence ATGAAAACTTTCATAGCGCTTTTAAGGGGAATTAATGTTGGCGGACAAAAGCGAATTCCTATGGCAGAACTTTGTGAGTTACTAGAGAAAAAAGGCTTTAAAGAAGTGAGAACCTATATTCAAAGTGGGAATGTTATTTTTAATTCTTCAGAAACAAATGAAGACGCTTTGGCTTTAAAAATTCAAGAGGCCATAAAAGCACATTTTAGATTTGAAGTACCTGTTTTGGTGATTTTACCAAGTGAATTAAAACAAATATTTAATGATTGTCCGTTTCCACAAGAAAAAAAAGAGCATAGTTATTTTACATTTTTGTTTACCAATCCAGATAAAAATTTTGTAGAAAAACTCACTGCTACATCTTACCCTAATGAAGAGTTTCTAATTACGCCTAATTGTATTTATTTTTATTGTACTATTGGTTACGGTAAAGCTAAATGCAGCAATAATTTTTTTGAAAACAAGCTAAAAACTACTTCTACTGCTAGAAATTATAAAACCGTGCTAAAGTTGTTATCTTTGACATCTCAAATAACTTAA
- a CDS encoding NAD(P)/FAD-dependent oxidoreductase — protein sequence MEYYDVIIIGGGAAGFFAAINVAEINPDLRIAILEKSKEGLQKVKVSGGGRCNVTHAEFMPSELVQNYPRGEKELLGPFHQFMTGDTIAWFEKRGVALKIEEDGRMFPESNSSQTIIDCFLTEANKHKVAVFYSTTVQSINKHQEFWEIKTNTNNFHAKNIVVATGSSPKVWRLLEKLNHHIVKPVPSLFTFNVNDKRIKNIPGVVAQDVLVKVLSSKLESQGPLLITHVGFSAPAILKLSAWGAIELAEKNYKFQIEINFIKQDFQECLGALKDIKQALAKKTVFKFSQFELPKRLWQQLVLASTIDESTKWAEINKKQLETLATQLTKAVFNVDGKSTFKEEFVTAGGVDLKEVNFKTFESKLHKNLYFAGEVLNIDAITGGFNFQNAWTGAYIVAKNISN from the coding sequence ATGGAATATTATGATGTTATAATAATTGGAGGTGGTGCAGCTGGTTTTTTTGCAGCAATAAATGTAGCAGAAATAAATCCTGATTTACGGATAGCTATCTTAGAGAAAAGTAAAGAAGGTTTGCAAAAAGTAAAAGTTTCTGGTGGAGGGCGTTGCAATGTAACACATGCAGAATTTATGCCTTCAGAGTTGGTTCAAAATTATCCAAGAGGCGAAAAAGAATTACTAGGGCCATTTCATCAGTTTATGACTGGAGATACTATTGCATGGTTTGAAAAGCGCGGAGTTGCCCTAAAAATTGAAGAAGACGGACGCATGTTTCCAGAATCTAATTCTTCTCAAACTATAATTGATTGTTTTTTAACAGAAGCTAACAAGCATAAGGTAGCTGTTTTTTACAGTACCACAGTTCAATCTATCAATAAACATCAAGAGTTTTGGGAGATAAAAACCAATACCAATAATTTTCATGCTAAAAACATTGTGGTTGCTACCGGAAGTAGCCCAAAAGTATGGCGGTTATTAGAAAAATTGAATCATCATATTGTAAAACCTGTACCTTCATTGTTTACTTTTAATGTAAATGATAAACGTATTAAAAACATCCCTGGCGTGGTGGCTCAAGATGTTTTGGTTAAGGTTTTAAGTTCTAAATTAGAATCTCAGGGACCACTGCTTATAACGCATGTTGGTTTTAGCGCACCAGCCATTTTAAAACTATCGGCTTGGGGCGCTATAGAATTAGCTGAAAAAAATTATAAATTTCAAATTGAAATTAATTTCATAAAGCAAGATTTTCAGGAGTGTTTAGGTGCTTTAAAAGACATTAAACAAGCATTAGCCAAAAAAACAGTTTTTAAATTTTCACAGTTTGAATTGCCTAAAAGATTATGGCAACAATTGGTATTAGCATCAACTATTGATGAGAGCACTAAATGGGCAGAAATAAATAAAAAGCAGTTAGAGACCTTGGCAACTCAATTAACCAAGGCTGTATTTAATGTTGATGGTAAAAGTACTTTTAAAGAGGAATTTGTTACAGCAGGTGGCGTAGATTTAAAAGAAGTTAACTTTAAAACCTTTGAAAGTAAGCTACATAAAAACCTTTATTTTGCAGGAGAGGTGTTAAATATTGATGCCATTACGGGTGGGTTTAATTTTCAAAACGCATGGACAGGAGCTTACATTGTTGCTAAAAATATTTCAAATTAA
- a CDS encoding diphosphomevalonate/mevalonate 3,5-bisphosphate decarboxylase family protein, with product MTVNDFIPKEAYKTSANGSVTWESPSNIALVKYWGKKENQIPANPSISFTLSGCKTTTKLSYSKKETSNNFSFEVFLNDEKKDSFKPKIDTFFKRIVQYVPFIKNYHFVIETTNTFPHSSGIASSASGMSALALCLMSVERSLSEVEITSNYFNQKASFLARLGSGSACRSIEGDLVVWGAHNEITNSSNLFGVKYPFEVHENFKNYQDTILLVDKGEKQVSSTVGHGLMHNHPFAEQRFQQAHNNLSQLIKVFKEGDLYAFINIVESEALTLHAMMMTSLPYFILMKPNTLQIINKIWAYRTETKSKICFTLDAGANVHVLYPQNEREQVIEFIKNELVAYCQNGQYICDQIGFGAKQLTMSS from the coding sequence ATGACTGTAAACGATTTTATACCAAAAGAAGCATATAAAACCAGTGCAAACGGAAGCGTAACTTGGGAGTCTCCAAGTAATATTGCTTTAGTGAAATACTGGGGAAAAAAAGAAAACCAAATTCCAGCTAACCCTTCTATAAGTTTTACCCTTAGCGGTTGTAAAACCACCACTAAATTGAGTTATTCTAAAAAAGAAACCTCTAATAATTTTTCATTTGAAGTATTTTTAAATGATGAAAAAAAAGACAGTTTCAAGCCTAAAATAGACACCTTTTTTAAGCGTATTGTGCAGTATGTTCCATTTATTAAAAATTATCATTTTGTAATAGAAACTACCAATACGTTTCCTCACAGTTCAGGAATAGCGTCTTCTGCTTCTGGTATGAGTGCTTTAGCTTTATGTTTAATGAGTGTTGAACGTTCTTTGAGTGAAGTAGAAATAACTAGCAATTATTTCAATCAAAAAGCCTCCTTTTTAGCACGTTTAGGCTCTGGAAGTGCTTGTAGAAGTATTGAAGGCGATTTAGTAGTCTGGGGAGCACATAATGAAATTACCAATAGTTCTAATTTATTTGGTGTTAAGTACCCATTTGAGGTTCATGAAAATTTTAAAAATTATCAAGACACTATTTTATTAGTAGATAAAGGCGAAAAACAAGTAAGTAGTACGGTAGGTCACGGGTTAATGCATAACCACCCTTTTGCAGAACAGCGTTTTCAACAAGCACATAATAACCTTTCTCAGTTAATAAAGGTGTTTAAAGAAGGTGATTTATATGCTTTTATAAATATTGTAGAAAGTGAGGCGCTAACTTTACATGCTATGATGATGACTAGCTTACCCTATTTTATTTTAATGAAACCTAATACTTTACAAATTATTAATAAAATATGGGCGTATAGAACTGAAACAAAATCAAAAATATGTTTTACCTTAGATGCAGGAGCTAACGTGCATGTGTTATATCCTCAAAATGAACGCGAACAAGTTATAGAATTCATTAAAAATGAATTAGTTGCATATTGTCAAAATGGGCAGTATATTTGTGATCAAATAGGCTTTGGGGCTAAACAATTAACAATGAGTAGTTGA
- a CDS encoding geranylgeranylglycerol-phosphate geranylgeranyltransferase, whose translation MLSRQQKHILLKFFSMFSVIRGYNILVIVIAQYLTSIYILAPNIPLKGVVFDVNLFMLVLASAATIAGGYIINSFYDSEKDLINRPIKSKLDRLVSQNTKLSFYFVLNFLAVIMASYVSFKAVVFFSLYIFGIWFYSHKLKRLPFIGNLTSATLTITPFFAIFMYYKNYETVIFVHATYLFLIISMRELTKDLENIKGDLAQNYHTIPITYGEKASKIMLTTLAVLTLVPTYLLLFRFQIGHMYIFFYLGIVLLVLFLVILWRSKTKIHYLILHNILKFILLAGVFSILLIDVSVILNRI comes from the coding sequence ATGCTATCAAGACAACAGAAACATATTTTACTAAAATTCTTTAGTATGTTTTCTGTTATTAGAGGCTATAATATTTTGGTAATTGTAATTGCTCAATACCTAACATCTATATATATTCTTGCACCCAATATACCCTTAAAAGGTGTTGTGTTTGATGTAAATTTATTTATGTTAGTTCTAGCATCTGCAGCTACTATAGCTGGTGGTTACATTATTAATAGTTTTTACGATTCAGAAAAAGATTTAATCAATCGCCCCATAAAGTCAAAGTTAGATAGGTTGGTAAGCCAAAATACCAAACTATCCTTTTATTTTGTACTTAATTTTTTGGCAGTAATTATGGCAAGTTATGTGTCTTTTAAAGCCGTAGTATTCTTTTCTCTTTACATTTTTGGTATTTGGTTTTATTCACACAAGCTTAAAAGATTGCCATTTATAGGTAATTTAACATCGGCAACATTAACTATAACACCATTTTTTGCCATTTTTATGTATTACAAAAATTATGAAACCGTCATTTTTGTGCATGCTACTTACTTGTTTTTAATAATCTCTATGAGAGAACTTACCAAAGATTTAGAAAACATAAAAGGCGATTTAGCTCAGAATTACCATACCATACCCATAACTTACGGAGAAAAAGCTTCTAAAATAATGCTTACAACATTAGCAGTATTAACATTAGTGCCTACTTATCTTTTGCTTTTTCGTTTTCAAATAGGACACATGTATATATTCTTTTATTTGGGTATTGTGCTACTTGTTCTTTTTTTAGTCATACTCTGGCGTTCTAAAACAAAAATTCATTATCTCATACTTCATAATATTTTAAAATTTATTTTGTTAGCAGGGGTGTTTAGTATTTTACTAATTGATGTAAGCGTTATTTTAAACCGAATTTAA
- a CDS encoding pseudouridine synthase — MSKQQGKGQGKPSGRFNKNKSKGVSKTSASAKKSNSNEIRLNKYIANAGICSRREADVHIATGLVSVNGKVVTEMGYKVKPTDEVRYDGARVNPEKKAYVLLNKPKGFATTTSEGKGRTVMDLVANATSSRIKPIGRLGRNSKGLLLFTNDLEIENKFKNSKNGVPRLFHIELDKNLKLEDLKKIQNGFKIQGKLISVEEISYIEGASKKEIGLKIKNTGNTIIRTIFDYFNYDVISIDCVAIAHLTKKDIPRGHWKHLSKEELSMLQML; from the coding sequence ATGAGCAAGCAACAAGGTAAAGGACAAGGAAAACCTTCAGGAAGATTTAATAAAAATAAATCTAAAGGAGTATCAAAAACAAGTGCTTCCGCCAAAAAATCAAACAGCAATGAAATTAGGTTAAATAAATACATTGCTAATGCTGGTATTTGTTCTCGTAGAGAGGCCGATGTTCATATAGCTACGGGCTTAGTGTCAGTAAACGGTAAAGTAGTAACAGAAATGGGTTACAAAGTAAAACCTACAGATGAGGTTCGTTATGATGGCGCTAGAGTAAACCCAGAGAAAAAAGCTTATGTACTTTTAAATAAACCTAAAGGATTTGCAACTACCACTAGCGAAGGGAAAGGACGTACCGTTATGGATTTAGTTGCTAATGCTACTTCTTCAAGAATAAAGCCTATTGGGCGTTTAGGTAGAAACTCTAAAGGCTTGCTATTGTTTACCAATGACCTTGAAATTGAAAATAAATTTAAAAACTCTAAAAATGGCGTGCCTCGTCTATTTCATATAGAATTAGATAAAAATTTAAAGCTAGAAGATTTAAAGAAAATCCAAAACGGTTTTAAAATTCAAGGAAAACTCATTTCAGTAGAAGAAATTAGTTATATTGAAGGTGCTTCAAAAAAAGAAATTGGTTTAAAAATAAAGAATACTGGTAACACCATTATTCGTACCATTTTTGATTATTTTAACTATGATGTTATAAGTATAGATTGTGTTGCCATTGCACATCTTACCAAAAAAGACATTCCGCGTGGGCACTGGAAACACCTTTCTAAAGAAGAACTATCAATGCTTCAAATGCTATAA